From the genome of Eucalyptus grandis isolate ANBG69807.140 chromosome 2, ASM1654582v1, whole genome shotgun sequence, one region includes:
- the LOC104435716 gene encoding transcription repressor OFP6 translates to MSFDIYTSTLNQFHFDPVCSSMASQRRRRRKKKKPFFSVFLANLTCSSCTKPSASEATRLRPDQGFPGFLTPENDYESARFSLHAATPPRLFPGGDHHRDDKPAADVVYVVSPCRKITNSVAMAKESEDPYEDFKRSMLQMVFEKEIHSKSDLRELLNCFLQLNSPAHHDVISRAFAEIWNDVLSKKMDKGESRVGVVSCFT, encoded by the coding sequence ATGTCATTCGACATATATACTTCGACGTTGAACCAGTTCCATTTCGACCCGGTCTGCTCATCAATGGCTTcccagaggaggaggaggaggaagaagaagaagccctTCTTTTCCGTCTTCCTGGCCAACCTCACCTGCAGCAGCTGCACCAAGCCGAGCGCCTCCGAAGCCACCCGTCTGCGGCCCGATCAGGGGTTCCCGGGCTTCCTCACACCCGAAAATGACTACGAGTCCGCCAGGTTCTCCCTCCATGCCGCGACTCCACCGCGCCTCTTCCCTGGGGGCGATCATCATCGGGACGACAAGCCGGCGGCAGACGTGGTGTACGTGGTGAGCCCGTGCAGGAAGATAACCAACAGTGTGGCGATGGCGAAGGAGTCGGAGGACCCGTACGAGGACTTCAAGCGGTCGATGCTGCAGATGGTGTTCGAGAAGGAGATCCACTCGAAGAGCGACCTCCGGGAGCTCCTCAACTGTTTCTTGCAGCTCAACTCCCCGGCCCACCACGACGTCATCTCCCGGGCTTTCGCTGAGATCTGGAACGACGTCCTCTCCAAGAAGATGGACAAGGGCGAGTCCCGGGTCGGGGTCGTGAGTTGCTTTACGTGA
- the LOC104435717 gene encoding NDR1/HIN1-like protein 13, protein MVTSSNPATPVQHAHQPPPPPLPPRSIHEVVRRLIASLVLLFVSVSTACFVAWLVLRPHPPAFEVNSLAVSGLNISSPDFGPRSDLELAIMNPNRKIVFFIDHFGLLVTYRGIPLLRRVKKPTYRVEIPGNGSFRVKLELDTGGLNDERERAVLGDMKGEWSKGAVSFEAKAKVRVKFIAWGWLSRERLVEASCQDLSVEFSPGEETGKLRDGGRICSVE, encoded by the coding sequence ATGGTAACCTCAAGCAACCCCGCAACTCCCGTCCAACACGCCCACCAACCCCCCCCCCCGCCGCTGCCGCCTCGTTCTATACACGAGGTAGTTCGCCGCCTGATCGCCTCCCTAGTCCTGCTCTTCGTCTCGGTCAGCACCGCGTGCTTCGTCGCCTGGCTCGTGCTCCGTCCCCACCCTCCCGCGTTCGAGGTCAACTCTCTCGCCGTGTCCGGCCTCAACATCTCGAGCCCCGACTTCGGCCCGAGATCCGATCTCGAGCTCGCCATAATGAACCCGAACAGGAAGATCGTATTCTTCATCGACCATTTTGGCCTGCTCGTTACCTACAGAGGGATCCCGCTTCTTAGGAGGGTCAAGAAGCCGACATACCGCGTGGAGATACCGGGCAACGGGAGCTTCCGGGTCAAGCTCGAGCTGGACACGGGGGGGCTGAACGACGAGAGGGAAAGGGCGGTGCTCGGGGACATGAAAGGGGAGTGGAGCAAAGGGGCGGTGAGCTTTGAGGCGAAGGCGAAAGTGAGGGTGAAGTTCATAGCTTGGGGGTGGCTGAGCAGGGAGAGATTGGTGGAGGCGTCTTGTCAGGATTTGAGCGTTGAGTTTTCGCCTGGCGAAGAGACGGGGAAGCTCCGTGACGGAGGGAGGATTTGCTCCGTCGAATAG